GTAAAATTTCGATTAATTCTCTCCAGCCAAATGCAATGGTTCGATTCCGAAGGTTTTGCTTTCGACAATTTTATGATTTATGATGCAAACAACCTACAAACAGTCGAAAATATTACTACAAACACTAATTACTATGCCATACAGGAAGCAATAAACTCTTCAAACAACGGAGACACAATAATTGCACATCCCCGAAGCTATTTTGAAAATATTAATTTCAATGGTAAAAATATAGTAGTTGCTTCAGATTATTTGCTTACAGGCGACACTGCTGACATTGACAGTACTATTATAAATGGAAATCAATATGGTTCTTGCGTAATTTTCGAAAATGAAGAAGATACAACTGCAATGCTTTGTGGTTTTACAATTACTAATGGAAGTGGGTATTTTTATTCGAATTATACTTCAAATAGTGGAAATTATTATGATGCCTATCTTGGTGGAGGAATATATTGCGATAGTGCAAGTCCTAAATTAAATAGTTTAAAAATAGTGAGTAATATATTATATTCATCGAATGGCTTAAAATACGGAACTGGCATTTTCTTTAATTACTCAAATACAATAATGAATAATTGTAATATTTCAGACAATTTTTCAAATTTTTTGGATGGTGGTGCAATTTATTGTTTATTTTCAAATATAAAGATTACTAATTCTAAGATTCATGAAAATGACGAGGGTATCACTTCTACACATTCGAATGTATATTTAAAATTTGTATTAATCTTTGATAATATTAATGGAAATGGAAATGGTGGTGGAATTGAAGCAAATCACTCTTATTTTAATCTACAGAATGTTTCACTAATTGATAACACTGCATATGTTGATGGTGGTGGAATTTATAGTGATAACTCAGAATTTAATATAAAAAATTCAATTATTCAAAACAACTTAGCAGGTATGGGTGGAGGTGGAGGTATTTTTATTTCAAGTGCCGATAGTTTTAATATTTCAAATACAAAAATTATTGATAATAGAGCAAGGAATTATGGTGGTATTTGGTCATTAACCTCAACACTTAATTTCAAAAATGTTGAAATAGTTGGTAACGACGATAGTGAAGATGTTGCAGGTGCTTTTTTTAGCAATTGTACAACAAATTTTCGAAATTGCCTTATTGTAAGAAATGATGGAGGCGCACAAAGTTTGTCGGGAATAAAATTTTCGTCTTCACAAGGTTACTTAATAAATGTTACCATTGCAAACAATAATTGTTATGTTTATGAAGCTGCTACAGTTTTCAATAATTCTAATATTACCATTTTAAACTCTATCATTTATGGAAATTATATTCCTGATGGTGATAATATTTTCCAATTTGATATAGATGGGGTTGCTAATATCGCTTATTCAAATATTGGAAATCTTTCACCACCAAATAACATTTTCTTACAAGAGAATATTCAAGCTGACCCATATTTTGTTTACCCAATTCCTACTGTACCATATTCAGGATATCAAAACCTAAATTATGAGCTTATGTGGAATTCTCCTTGCATTGATGCAGGAATAGATTTTTATGTACATAATGTAGATACAATTTTAGATTTAGATTCAAGTGAATATTATGGTTCAGCTCCTGATATGGGATATTATGAATATCAATTTCAGTCAAATACTCAAATTGACATTGGAGTTACAGATTTAGTATATCCTAACGAAATAAACTGTGGATTGTCATCCAACGAATCAATAATTCTTTCTGTTAGAAATTTTGGATCCCAATCTGTTTCAAATTACTATATTTATTATAGCATTTCACAAAATCAGATTGATTCAATACTTGTTAACAGTACAATTTCATCTGGGAATAATCAAGAAATTTCAATTTCAAACAATTTTGATTTTTCTACTCCCAATGATTATGAAATAGCCTTCTGGACACAGTTCCAAAATGATACAATAAATAATAACGACAGTTTATTTACGACAATTTTCTCAGGAACAAAAATAGATAACTTTCCCTATTTTACAGATTTTGAAAATAACAATGGATTTTGGAAAACAAATCCTGAACAACCAATCTGGGAATGGGGCGTACCAACAGAATATCAGATAGATACTGCTTTTTCAGGAATTAAAGTATGGATAACAAATATTTCCGGCATTTGTTATTTCGAAAATTCTTTTGTTGAAAGTCCTTGTTTCGATTTTTCAAATCTAATACTTCCAATAATTGAATTTAGCTTTATCATAAATGTTTATCCTGACGAAGGTTCAGCTCTACTATCTTCTACTGATGACGGATTGAGTTGGCAATATGTAGGTGCAATAGGCGATACCGGAAATTGGTATAATGATACATGCCAGAATTTAGATATGCTTGGAGTAAATACAGGTGCTTGGAGTTATGGGAATGATATTGAATGGAAAAAAGCAAGTCATTCATTACATTATCTGGCGGGCGAATCAAATGTAAAATTCCGTTTTGTGATTTCTTCGAGTCATCCAGAATCTGATGGTTTTGCTTTCGACGATTTCACAATTTTTGACTACGATACAGCTCAAAACATAGAAAGCATAGAACAAAACCACTATATACTCCACCAAAATACACCAAACCCATTTTCAGAAAATACCGAAATCAGCTTTTATGTTCCGAAAAAAACTGATGTTGAAATTTCAATTTATAATATTCTGGGAGAAAAAATTGAAACACTTATTTCAAAATCTTTTGTATCAGGAAATCATTTAATAAAATTCAACTCAAAAAATTACAATTCAGGAACATATT
The sequence above is a segment of the Bacteroidota bacterium genome. Coding sequences within it:
- a CDS encoding T9SS type A sorting domain-containing protein encodes the protein MKNVIILSLLSIFIFTNKTIAQNSVENISTNAVYSTIQAAIDSSTNGDTIIAQSGTYLENINFNGKNIVLASEYFLTGDTMYIDSTIINGNQNGSCVVFENGEDTTALLSGFTITNGSGYFYPNYDTSNSGYYIDAYLGGGIYCDSASPRLFSLKIVKDSLLSSTGNKYGSGIYFNYSNSIIENCDISYNYSSYYRGSAIYCSSSDVKFFNSKIQQNDGGIGSINSNLYIEDVIIIDNYIDGNGGGIDAYHSDYYLNNVSLINNDSYADGGGIYCYQSNFNIYNTLIQNNMAGSGSGGGICISYSDSFNISNSKIIENSGFRSGGIQAIYSNLNFKNVEIVGNEIDDGIAGIEIIECTFDFRKCLIARNDGNMYSYSAAAFYDSQGYIINSTIANNYSPVYESSVLLDSCVILILNTIIQNNYAENNLNDIIQYDLYGNAEITYSDIGVLLPNSQIFTQNNIQSDPLFVNPIPTIPYTGYQNLSYHLLWNSPCIDAGIDFYVYNGDTILDLDPSEYNGSAPDMGYFEYGFQANAPLDIGVVDILHPVGMNCGLESTDSVIAVVRNFGSDTIINFTLYFKMGNSYSYFTVNDTIMPGNNLVAPPKFLNYSGPNDFDLFIWTGFPNGGSDSINSNDTLNVLLYQGTTIENFPYFTDFEINQGFWKSYSEQSSWEWGAPNGYDINSAPSGNNVWATNLSGMIFLEDSYIESPCFDFSNLIEPVINIDFITVLGSGEGAALQSSIDGGISWQYVGAVGDTGNWYNDTCSNLNIFGTNTGAWNSYGTQSIWQNASHELQYLAGESNVKFRLILSSQMQWFDSEGFAFDNFMIYDANNLQTVENITTNTNYYAIQEAINSSNNGDTIIAHPRSYFENINFNGKNIVVASDYLLTGDTADIDSTIINGNQYGSCVIFENEEDTTAMLCGFTITNGSGYFYSNYTSNSGNYYDAYLGGGIYCDSASPKLNSLKIVSNILYSSNGLKYGTGIFFNYSNTIMNNCNISDNFSNFLDGGAIYCLFSNIKITNSKIHENDEGITSTHSNVYLKFVLIFDNINGNGNGGGIEANHSYFNLQNVSLIDNTAYVDGGGIYSDNSEFNIKNSIIQNNLAGMGGGGGIFISSADSFNISNTKIIDNRARNYGGIWSLTSTLNFKNVEIVGNDDSEDVAGAFFSNCTTNFRNCLIVRNDGGAQSLSGIKFSSSQGYLINVTIANNNCYVYEAATVFNNSNITILNSIIYGNYIPDGDNIFQFDIDGVANIAYSNIGNLSPPNNIFLQENIQADPYFVYPIPTVPYSGYQNLNYELMWNSPCIDAGIDFYVHNVDTILDLDSSEYYGSAPDMGYYEYQFQSNTQIDIGVTDLVYPNEINCGLSSNESIILSVRNFGSQSVSNYYIYYSISQNQIDSILVNSTISSGNNQEISISNNFDFSTPNDYEIAFWTQFQNDTINNNDSLFTTIFSGTKIDNFPYFTDFENNNGFWKTNPEQPIWEWGVPTEYQIDTAFSGIKVWITNISGICYFENSFVESPCFDFSNLILPIIEFSFIINVYPDEGSALLSSTDDGLSWQYVGAIGDTGNWYNDTCQNLDMLGVNTGAWSYGNDIEWKKASHSLHYLAGESNVKFRFVISSSHPESDGFAFDDFTIFDYDTAQNIESIEQNHYILHQNTPNPFSENTEISFYVPKKTDVEISIYNILGEKIETLISKSFVSGNHLIKFNSKNYNSGTYFYKMTCPDFVDTKNMFILE